TCATCGATCTGTCTCGGAATTGCTCTTGACAGATTTTCACATCCGTCTTCTGTGATCAGGCAATTATCTTCCAGACGGAATCCAATGCCCCATTCTTCATGGTAAACACCGATATCTACACAGAATACAACACCCGGTACAGCAAGTCCGCTTCCTTCTACCACGTCATGTACATCAAATCCAACATGATGTGCTCCACCGTGCCACATGTAAGTCCCAATATCTTCAAAATTTTTGCATACTCCTGCTTCTTTTAACTGTTCAAATGTATATTTACGGATGATCTTATCCACATCCAGAAGCGGTACACCCGGTTTCAGTGTACTGAACATATATTCTGAAGTATTGTAAATGCACTCATAAAGCAATTTCTGACGGTCATTAAATCTTCCATTGCACGGAAATGCCCTGGATACATCGTTGATCTCATAATCCCATACAGCACCAACGTCATTCAGGATCATATCTCCATCCTGTGCCTGTCCGCGATAATCATAGTAATGAATTTTAAAGTTGTTCTTTCCTGATGAAATGATAGACGGAAATCCTGGTGAAAGCACTCCCCTCTGAGCCAGTGCATAATCAAATTCTGCTTTATACTGGTATTCGTACATTCCCGGTTTAGATGTTTTCATCATTGCTTCGATTCCGGCCTTTGTGATCGTTTCCGCTTTCTTCATTGCCTCAATCTCACATGGTTTCTTGATCAGGCGAAGCTGTTTCATGATCGGATGAAGGTTACCAAGTCCAACAAACGGAGCATGTTCTTTCAGATACTTGCCAAGGCGGTATGCTTCTACTGCCGGCGTATTTTCATAAACCTTGTCAAAATCAAGATAAACTTTCTTAACATTGCCAGAAAATAATTGTCTGGAAAGATCATTCCGGAATGCTGCCACATATTTGTAATTCGTAATTCCGGAAAGTTCTTTTGCTTCCTCTTCTTTTATACGTCTTCCGGTCCAGCGTTCTGCAAATGCATCCGGTGGAAGAAGATACAGAGTTTCTTCAATTGTTCCCTCTCCGACATAAGTCATCAGTACAATATTTTCCTGCTCAATTCCTGTCAGATACAAAAAGTTACGATTTGTAAAAAACGGATAATTCTCATCATTGGTCTTGATCGGTGCATGTCCGCTGAATACAACCACCAAAGATCCCGCTTCAAGTTTCTGATACAGGCTCTTACGATTTCCTGCGTAAAATTCTTTATTCATTGGTCAATCCTCCTGCCCTCTGCGCTTAGTGTAAATATTTTTCTTTCAGATATTCAATATAATAACCGGTATTCAGCTCTTCTCCTGTTGCTTTTTTGAGCATCTCGCGCGTAGAATAGGTCTGTCCGTACTGGTGAATATGTTCTTTTAACCAGTTTCCAATTACAGATGAATCTCCTTTTCCCAGCTTTTCAAATGCATCCGGGCAATCAGCAAGAAGCTTATGAGCAAACTGTGCTGCGTAAGCATCTCCAAGTGCATATCCCTGAAAATATCCTACACATCCTGAAGCCCAGTGCACATCCTGCAGGATTCCTTCCTGATGATTCTTTGGAGTAAATCCCAGATATTCCTGATATTTTCTGTTCCATGCTTCTTCAATTGTATCCACTGTCAGTTTTCCATCGAAATATTCTTTTTCAATTTCGTAACGGATGATGATATGCAGGGTATTGGTAAGCTCATCCGCTTTCAGACGGATCAGTCCCGGTTTTACTTTATTGAGTGCCGCAAGGAATGTATCCAGAGAAATCTCTTTGTATTTTGGCACTTCCTTCTGCAGATATGGGTACAGGTTCTCCCAGAATTCTCTGGTTCTTCCTACATGATTCTCGTAGAATCTGGACTGGGATTCATGCATTGCACCTTCAATTCCGCCCCAGAGTCCGCTTTCTGCAACCTCATCGTTCGCATTATAATTATAGAGTCCGTGTCCGGTCTCATGAACCACTGCCAGAATCGCATGGATCAGCTCATCACAGTTTGTGGATGGTCTGGAATCACGAGGTCCGGTGCAGACACATACCGGATGATGGATCTCAAATAAAGTACTCTTATCTTTATCAAGTCCCAGAATCTCCTGCGCTTTCTTCACAATACGAAGTACTG
The sequence above is drawn from the Coprococcus comes ATCC 27758 genome and encodes:
- a CDS encoding carboxypeptidase M32; amino-acid sequence: MATKEQMEKVKNIVVKLRYLECMDNIIYYDRWNNCPKDGFDYEGKVGAYLTELSNEKLTSKETKELVESLEGETAFDSDTDKGMVRYLIGKYKEAVQIPASLQGELNQANADGQLAWGKCYEADDFESFKPVLKKQFDLQEKIATAINPDEKPYQVLVNRFDKDYRLEEIDAILAKIKDAVCEILNAVREEQSKIDDSILECEADHDTVLRIVKKAQEILGLDKDKSTLFEIHHPVCVCTGPRDSRPSTNCDELIHAILAVVHETGHGLYNYNANDEVAESGLWGGIEGAMHESQSRFYENHVGRTREFWENLYPYLQKEVPKYKEISLDTFLAALNKVKPGLIRLKADELTNTLHIIIRYEIEKEYFDGKLTVDTIEEAWNRKYQEYLGFTPKNHQEGILQDVHWASGCVGYFQGYALGDAYAAQFAHKLLADCPDAFEKLGKGDSSVIGNWLKEHIHQYGQTYSTREMLKKATGEELNTGYYIEYLKEKYLH
- a CDS encoding aminopeptidase P N-terminal domain-containing protein, producing the protein MNKEFYAGNRKSLYQKLEAGSLVVVFSGHAPIKTNDENYPFFTNRNFLYLTGIEQENIVLMTYVGEGTIEETLYLLPPDAFAERWTGRRIKEEEAKELSGITNYKYVAAFRNDLSRQLFSGNVKKVYLDFDKVYENTPAVEAYRLGKYLKEHAPFVGLGNLHPIMKQLRLIKKPCEIEAMKKAETITKAGIEAMMKTSKPGMYEYQYKAEFDYALAQRGVLSPGFPSIISSGKNNFKIHYYDYRGQAQDGDMILNDVGAVWDYEINDVSRAFPCNGRFNDRQKLLYECIYNTSEYMFSTLKPGVPLLDVDKIIRKYTFEQLKEAGVCKNFEDIGTYMWHGGAHHVGFDVHDVVEGSGLAVPGVVFCVDIGVYHEEWGIGFRLEDNCLITEDGCENLSRAIPRQIDEIEAFMGRR